From Oreochromis niloticus isolate F11D_XX linkage group LG1, O_niloticus_UMD_NMBU, whole genome shotgun sequence, a single genomic window includes:
- the si:ch211-260e23.9 gene encoding tumor protein p53-inducible nuclear protein 2 codes for MKTSTERTGSFRAAKTSIYRSSAVRNVGMIGKILSQLLGNASEDLESAGAEHEKLLEFEDEGWVIVNLPEDGLLSAPDADLLENLLIEHPSMSVYQMRRGVGGAEEEEEEPGSDEEETSRLVVVRRHVSWRLAAWGLPLPFNVQLPAAQRARSRAERRKLSRGALRRQNLAKTRFCPAERRYGHFKQPCQRLYNY; via the exons ATGaaaacaagcacagagagaaccGGAAGCTTCAGAGCAGCGAAAACATCAATTTATCGGAGCAG TGCTGTCAGAAACGTCGGAATGATCGGAAAGATTCTTTCTCAGCTTCTCGGGAATGCCAGCGAGGACCTGGAGTCAGCAGGAGCAGAACACGAGAAGCTGCTGGAGTTCGAGGACGAGGGCTGGGTCATCGTTAACCTGCCAG AGGACGGGCTCCTGTCGGCTCCAGACGCGGACCTCCTCGAGAACCTGCTGATCGAACACCCGAGCATGTCCGTCTACCAGATGAGACGCGGGGTGGGTGGagccgaggaggaggaggaggagccggGCTCTGATGAAGAGGAAACCTCAAG GCTTGTGGTGGTAAGGCGGCACGTATCCTGGCGTCTCGCTGCCTGGGGGCTCCCTCTGCCTTTCAACGTCCAGCTGCCGGCGGCGCAGCGTGCCAGGAGTCGTGCCGAACGCAGGAAGCTGAGCCGCGGCGCCCTTCGCCGGCAGAACCTCGCCAAGACACGCTTCTGCCCCGCAGAGCGGCGCTACGGACACTTCAAGCAGCCCTGCCAGCGTCTCTACAACTACTGA
- the zgc:162297 gene encoding uncharacterized protein F13E9.13, mitochondrial isoform X1 — MRWSEHVQRREGDGAARCRTTALSFLQSARSFEVCCYMKNRTLNKWVRVEEGESERKPRPRTKSTFGQSHDPLLRTTQKGFILLRLHRKGRMKFLELFGRLKSVVIGMIHVKALPGSPLGSLKMSEISEAACREAAIYRDAGVDGLIVENMHDVPYSLSVGPEVSACMTAVCCSVRAACPSLPIGAQILTAANQQALAVALASGLDFIRAEGFVFAHVADEGLLNAGAGDLLRYRKQIGAEHVQIFTDIKKKHSSHALTSDVSVAETARAAEFFLSDGIIITGAATGLQADPEELRDVSRSVGIPVLIGSGVTYDNVERYLDANAMIVGSHFKLGGHWANEVDPQRVKRFMGKIRKLRQ; from the exons ATGAGATGGTCtgagcatgtgcagaggagggagggtgatggagctgccaggTGCAGAACGACTGCTTTGAGTTTCCTGCAGTCAGCACGGAGCTTCGAGGTTTGCTGCTATATGAAGAACAGGACTTTGAATAAGTGGGTGAGAGTGGAGGAAGGTGAATCTGAGAGGAAACCCAGACCCAG AACTAAGTCGACCTTTGGTCAGTCACATGACCCCCTCCTGAGAACGACACAAAAAGGTTTCATTCTGCTGCGTCTGCACAGAAAGGGAAGGATGAAGTTTTTGGAGCTGTTTGGGCGTCTAAAATCCGTCGTTATTGGAATGATTCACGTGAAAGCGTTGCCAG gtAGCCCACTGGGCTCTTTGAAAATGTCTGAAATCAGCGAGGCGGCGTGCCGGGAGGCTGCGATCTACAGAGACGCAGGGGTT GATGGACTGATCGTTGAAAACATGCACGATGTGCCGTACTCTCTGAGCGTGGGCCCCGAGGTGAGCGCCTGCATGACCGCCGTCTGCTGCAGCGTTAGGGCCGCCTGTCCGTCCCTGCCGATAGGAGCGCAGATCCTGACTGCAGCCAATCAGCAGGCTCTGGCTGTGGCTCTGGCCTCAG GCCTGGACTTCATCAGGGCTGAGGGCTTCGTCTTTGCTCACGTGGCAGACGAAGGCCTCCTGAACGCCGGCGCTGGGGACTTACTGCGGTACCGCAAACAGATCGGAGCTGAGCACGTGCAGATCTTCACCGACATCAAGAAGAAGCACAG cTCGCACGCCCTGACATCAGACGTGAGCGTCGCAGAGACGGCACGTGCTGCTGAGTTCTTCCTCTCAGACGGCATCATCATCACAGGAGCAGCCACAGGACTGCAGGCCGACCCCGAGGAGCTCCGAG ACGTTTCCCGGTCTGTGGGAATCCCCGTGCTGATTGGCTCAGGAGTGACCTATGACAATGTTGAACGCTACCTGGATGCAAATGCGATGATCGTGGGCTCCCACTTTAAGCTGGGCGGGCACTGGGCCAACGAGGTGGACCCGCAGCGGGTGAAGAGGTTCATGGGAAAAATCCGGAAGCTCCGCCAGTGA
- the zgc:162297 gene encoding uncharacterized protein F13E9.13, mitochondrial isoform X5: MSEISEAACREAAIYRDAGVDGLIVENMHDVPYSLSVGPEVSACMTAVCCSVRAACPSLPIGAQILTAANQQALAVALASGLDFIRAEGFVFAHVADEGLLNAGAGDLLRYRKQIGAEHVQIFTDIKKKHSSHALTSDVSVAETARAAEFFLSDGIIITGAATGLQADPEELRDVSRSVGIPVLIGSGVTYDNVERYLDANAMIVGSHFKLGGHWANEVDPQRVKRFMGKIRKLRQ; the protein is encoded by the exons ATGTCTGAAATCAGCGAGGCGGCGTGCCGGGAGGCTGCGATCTACAGAGACGCAGGGGTT GATGGACTGATCGTTGAAAACATGCACGATGTGCCGTACTCTCTGAGCGTGGGCCCCGAGGTGAGCGCCTGCATGACCGCCGTCTGCTGCAGCGTTAGGGCCGCCTGTCCGTCCCTGCCGATAGGAGCGCAGATCCTGACTGCAGCCAATCAGCAGGCTCTGGCTGTGGCTCTGGCCTCAG GCCTGGACTTCATCAGGGCTGAGGGCTTCGTCTTTGCTCACGTGGCAGACGAAGGCCTCCTGAACGCCGGCGCTGGGGACTTACTGCGGTACCGCAAACAGATCGGAGCTGAGCACGTGCAGATCTTCACCGACATCAAGAAGAAGCACAG cTCGCACGCCCTGACATCAGACGTGAGCGTCGCAGAGACGGCACGTGCTGCTGAGTTCTTCCTCTCAGACGGCATCATCATCACAGGAGCAGCCACAGGACTGCAGGCCGACCCCGAGGAGCTCCGAG ACGTTTCCCGGTCTGTGGGAATCCCCGTGCTGATTGGCTCAGGAGTGACCTATGACAATGTTGAACGCTACCTGGATGCAAATGCGATGATCGTGGGCTCCCACTTTAAGCTGGGCGGGCACTGGGCCAACGAGGTGGACCCGCAGCGGGTGAAGAGGTTCATGGGAAAAATCCGGAAGCTCCGCCAGTGA
- the zgc:162297 gene encoding uncharacterized protein F13E9.13, mitochondrial isoform X4: MTDPNCNAAEGSPLGSLKMSEISEAACREAAIYRDAGVDGLIVENMHDVPYSLSVGPEVSACMTAVCCSVRAACPSLPIGAQILTAANQQALAVALASGLDFIRAEGFVFAHVADEGLLNAGAGDLLRYRKQIGAEHVQIFTDIKKKHSSHALTSDVSVAETARAAEFFLSDGIIITGAATGLQADPEELRDVSRSVGIPVLIGSGVTYDNVERYLDANAMIVGSHFKLGGHWANEVDPQRVKRFMGKIRKLRQ, encoded by the exons ATGACCGACCCTAACTGTAACGCTGCTGAAG gtAGCCCACTGGGCTCTTTGAAAATGTCTGAAATCAGCGAGGCGGCGTGCCGGGAGGCTGCGATCTACAGAGACGCAGGGGTT GATGGACTGATCGTTGAAAACATGCACGATGTGCCGTACTCTCTGAGCGTGGGCCCCGAGGTGAGCGCCTGCATGACCGCCGTCTGCTGCAGCGTTAGGGCCGCCTGTCCGTCCCTGCCGATAGGAGCGCAGATCCTGACTGCAGCCAATCAGCAGGCTCTGGCTGTGGCTCTGGCCTCAG GCCTGGACTTCATCAGGGCTGAGGGCTTCGTCTTTGCTCACGTGGCAGACGAAGGCCTCCTGAACGCCGGCGCTGGGGACTTACTGCGGTACCGCAAACAGATCGGAGCTGAGCACGTGCAGATCTTCACCGACATCAAGAAGAAGCACAG cTCGCACGCCCTGACATCAGACGTGAGCGTCGCAGAGACGGCACGTGCTGCTGAGTTCTTCCTCTCAGACGGCATCATCATCACAGGAGCAGCCACAGGACTGCAGGCCGACCCCGAGGAGCTCCGAG ACGTTTCCCGGTCTGTGGGAATCCCCGTGCTGATTGGCTCAGGAGTGACCTATGACAATGTTGAACGCTACCTGGATGCAAATGCGATGATCGTGGGCTCCCACTTTAAGCTGGGCGGGCACTGGGCCAACGAGGTGGACCCGCAGCGGGTGAAGAGGTTCATGGGAAAAATCCGGAAGCTCCGCCAGTGA
- the zgc:162297 gene encoding uncharacterized protein F13E9.13, mitochondrial isoform X3 has product MLAEVCAVGREREGNEGSPLGSLKMSEISEAACREAAIYRDAGVDGLIVENMHDVPYSLSVGPEVSACMTAVCCSVRAACPSLPIGAQILTAANQQALAVALASGLDFIRAEGFVFAHVADEGLLNAGAGDLLRYRKQIGAEHVQIFTDIKKKHSSHALTSDVSVAETARAAEFFLSDGIIITGAATGLQADPEELRDVSRSVGIPVLIGSGVTYDNVERYLDANAMIVGSHFKLGGHWANEVDPQRVKRFMGKIRKLRQ; this is encoded by the exons ATGCTGGCTGAAGTCTGCGCGGTTGGTCGCGAGCGTGAAGGAAATGAAG gtAGCCCACTGGGCTCTTTGAAAATGTCTGAAATCAGCGAGGCGGCGTGCCGGGAGGCTGCGATCTACAGAGACGCAGGGGTT GATGGACTGATCGTTGAAAACATGCACGATGTGCCGTACTCTCTGAGCGTGGGCCCCGAGGTGAGCGCCTGCATGACCGCCGTCTGCTGCAGCGTTAGGGCCGCCTGTCCGTCCCTGCCGATAGGAGCGCAGATCCTGACTGCAGCCAATCAGCAGGCTCTGGCTGTGGCTCTGGCCTCAG GCCTGGACTTCATCAGGGCTGAGGGCTTCGTCTTTGCTCACGTGGCAGACGAAGGCCTCCTGAACGCCGGCGCTGGGGACTTACTGCGGTACCGCAAACAGATCGGAGCTGAGCACGTGCAGATCTTCACCGACATCAAGAAGAAGCACAG cTCGCACGCCCTGACATCAGACGTGAGCGTCGCAGAGACGGCACGTGCTGCTGAGTTCTTCCTCTCAGACGGCATCATCATCACAGGAGCAGCCACAGGACTGCAGGCCGACCCCGAGGAGCTCCGAG ACGTTTCCCGGTCTGTGGGAATCCCCGTGCTGATTGGCTCAGGAGTGACCTATGACAATGTTGAACGCTACCTGGATGCAAATGCGATGATCGTGGGCTCCCACTTTAAGCTGGGCGGGCACTGGGCCAACGAGGTGGACCCGCAGCGGGTGAAGAGGTTCATGGGAAAAATCCGGAAGCTCCGCCAGTGA
- the zgc:162297 gene encoding uncharacterized protein F13E9.13, mitochondrial isoform X2, producing MRWSEHVQRREGDGAARCRTTALSFLQSARSFEVCCYMKNRTLNKWVRVEEGESERKPRPRTKSTFGQSHDPLLRTTQKGFILLRLHRKGRMKFLELFGRLKSVVIGMIHVKALPGSPLGSLKMSEISEAACREAAIYRDAGVDGLIVENMHDVPYSLSVGPEVSACMTAVCCSVRAACPSLPIGAQILTAANQQALAVALASGLDFIRAEGFVFAHVADEGLLNAGAGDLLRYRKQIGAEHVQIFTDIKKKHSSHALTSDVSVAETARAAEFFLSDGIIITGAATGLQADPEELRGLPAQTGDSDRSERAHLRRFPVCGNPRADWLRSDL from the exons ATGAGATGGTCtgagcatgtgcagaggagggagggtgatggagctgccaggTGCAGAACGACTGCTTTGAGTTTCCTGCAGTCAGCACGGAGCTTCGAGGTTTGCTGCTATATGAAGAACAGGACTTTGAATAAGTGGGTGAGAGTGGAGGAAGGTGAATCTGAGAGGAAACCCAGACCCAG AACTAAGTCGACCTTTGGTCAGTCACATGACCCCCTCCTGAGAACGACACAAAAAGGTTTCATTCTGCTGCGTCTGCACAGAAAGGGAAGGATGAAGTTTTTGGAGCTGTTTGGGCGTCTAAAATCCGTCGTTATTGGAATGATTCACGTGAAAGCGTTGCCAG gtAGCCCACTGGGCTCTTTGAAAATGTCTGAAATCAGCGAGGCGGCGTGCCGGGAGGCTGCGATCTACAGAGACGCAGGGGTT GATGGACTGATCGTTGAAAACATGCACGATGTGCCGTACTCTCTGAGCGTGGGCCCCGAGGTGAGCGCCTGCATGACCGCCGTCTGCTGCAGCGTTAGGGCCGCCTGTCCGTCCCTGCCGATAGGAGCGCAGATCCTGACTGCAGCCAATCAGCAGGCTCTGGCTGTGGCTCTGGCCTCAG GCCTGGACTTCATCAGGGCTGAGGGCTTCGTCTTTGCTCACGTGGCAGACGAAGGCCTCCTGAACGCCGGCGCTGGGGACTTACTGCGGTACCGCAAACAGATCGGAGCTGAGCACGTGCAGATCTTCACCGACATCAAGAAGAAGCACAG cTCGCACGCCCTGACATCAGACGTGAGCGTCGCAGAGACGGCACGTGCTGCTGAGTTCTTCCTCTCAGACGGCATCATCATCACAGGAGCAGCCACAGGACTGCAGGCCGACCCCGAGGAGCTCCGAG GACTGCCGGCACAgacaggagactctgacaggtCAGAGAGGGCACACCTCAG ACGTTTCCCGGTCTGTGGGAATCCCCGTGCTGATTGGCTCAGGAGTGACCTATGA
- the ccne1 gene encoding LOW QUALITY PROTEIN: G1/S-specific cyclin-E1 (The sequence of the model RefSeq protein was modified relative to this genomic sequence to represent the inferred CDS: substituted 1 base at 1 genomic stop codon), protein MMCSRTRFAPTDASTAPTIMRGTREDTEAKSAPAEAPKHTTVRPRKRKADVAIVLPDLDEEVAEMTKKKQRDXSRESAEVDPTPDQEERPPVPLVNASFPHYSFHSTCVTPVHHAPLPALCWASKDAVWNNMLEKDKTYTRDVHMMDKHPHLQPKMRAILLDWLMEVSEVYKLHRETYHLAQDYFDRFMATQRNVLKSTLQLIGITCLFIAAKVEEMYPPKVHQFAYVTDEACTEDEILSMEIIIMKELKWSLSPQTPVSWLNVYMQVAYLKDTDELLLPRYPQATFTHIAELLDLCMLDVRCLEFSNGVLAASALFHFSSLELVENVSALKRVEVEECVRWMVPFAMALREVGSSLMKTFPGISADDMHNIQTHAPYMTWLEKAYSYQEVELQRHGGCPVPSGVLTPPLSSEKTDEPDRGEATVVKIRASMESPPPQ, encoded by the exons ATGATGTGCAGCCGGACTCG GTTTGCTCCCACGGACGCTTCCACGGCCCCGACTATAATGAGAGGAACACG GGAAGACACAGAAGCGAAGAGTGCTCCTGCCGAGGCCCCCAAACACACCACAGTCCGACCGAGGAAGAGGAAGGCAGATGTTGCTATT GTTTTACCGGATCTGGATGAGGAGGTAGCAGAGATGACGAAGAAGAAGCAGCGCGA CTGATCGCGCGAGTCCGCAGAGGTGGATCCCACGCCTGATCAGGAGGAGCGCCCGCCCGTCCCCCTGGTCAATGCCAGCTTTCCTCATTACAGCTTCCACAGCACGTGTGTGACACCCGTGCACCACGCGCCACTGCCCGCGCTCTG CTGGGCCAGTAAGGACGCCGTGTGGAACAACATGCTGGAGAAAGACAAGACCTACACCAGAGACGTCCACATGATGGACAAACATCCACACCTGCAGCCCAAGATGAGGGCCATCCTCCTGGACTGGCTCATGGAG GTGAGCGAGGTCTATAAGCTGCACAGGGAGACATACCACCTCGCTCAGGACTACTTTGATCGCTTCATGGCCACCCAGAGGAACGTCCTCAAATCCACGCTGCAGCTCATCGGCATCACCTGCCTGTTCATCGCCGCCAAAGTTGAG GAGATGTATCCTCCTAAAGTCCACCAGTTTGCCTACGTGACAGACGAGGCCTGCACAGAAGACGAGATTCTCAGCATGGAGATCATCATCATGAAG GAGCTGAAGTGGAGCCTGAGCCCGCAGACTCCCGTGTCCTGGCTCAATGTTTACATGCAGGTGGCTTACCTGAAAGACACGGACGAGCTCCTCCTCCCCAGATACCCGCAGGCCACCTTCACGCACATCGCAGAG TTGTTGGACCTGTGCATGCTGGACGTGCGCTGCCTCGAGTTTTCCAACGGCGTTCTCGCCGCTTCGGCGCTGTTTCACTTCTCATCCCTGGAGCTGGTGGAGAACGTGTCAG CTCTGAAgagggtggaggtggaggagtgcGTGAGGTGGATGGTGCCGTTTGCGATGGCGCTGCGAGAGGTCGGCAGTTCGCTGATGAAAACATTCCCGGGAATCTCCGCGGATGACATGCACAACATCCAGACACACGCCCCCTACATGACCTGGCTG GAAAAGGCGTACTCCTACCAGGAGGTGGAGCTGCAGCGTCACGGCGGCTGCCCCGTCCCCTCGGGCGTCCTGACTCCGCCCCTGAGCAGCGAGAAGACAGACGAGCCGGATCGAGGCGAGGCCACCGTGGTTAAGATCAGAGCCAGCATGGAGTCTCCGCCCCCCCAGTAG